From the genome of Candidatus Neomarinimicrobiota bacterium:
CGGGTTTCACCACCTTGTGCGCCCATTCAGCCAGCCCCTGGCCGCCGGGCCCTTCGCACTTGTAGGGGCTCATGGCGACCAGCGTGGTGGTATTGCCGTGATAGCCGTCCTCTAGAACTATCACGTCGCGGCGGCCCATGTGGCTGCGAGCCAAGCGGACAGCCAGCTCATTCGCCTCGCTGCCTGAGTTCACAAAATAACAGACCCGCAGCGGTTCAGGCAGGGTAGCCGTGAGACGCTCGGCATATTCGACCAGATAGGGGTGCAGGTAGCGCGTATTGGTGTTCAGGGTCTCCGCCTGCGCCGAGAGGGCAGCCACAACCTTCGGATGGCAGTGCCCGACATGACAGACATTGTTGACGCAGTCAAGGTAGGCCTGCCCGGAGTCGTCGAATAGAAACTGTCCCCTCCCCCGGACAATGAACAGTGGCACTTCGTACAGCAGGCTCAAGGAAGGGCCGATCAATCTCCGCCGCTCTTCGAGGAGCTCGCCATGGGTCCAATGACGATGCCCTATCTGCTGTTCAGTAAGAGGATGGAGGTTGCAGGCCTCCCGGAAGCGGCTCTCGCCTTCGTGCCAATCAACAGCGGCGAGCCGTTCCAGTGTCTCCCAGGCCTGGCGGTCGCTGATCTGGGCGTGGGGATTTAGGGGATCGTCCTGGGCCGCGATGGCCGACATGGTAACACTCACACACAGGCGCATACAGATCAGGGGAAACAGGACCTGGATTTCGATCTCCGAGAGAGGCCGCGCCCGGTGATATCCAGCAACGACGCGGGCGGCAACCGCCAGCGGCTCCTCCGCGCCGAAAATCACATAGGCACAGGCGATCGCCAGCTCGTTCACCGTGTGGGTCAACACCATGTCGCCGAAGTCCAGCAACCCGGCCACCCGCCACCCGTCTTCGCTATCCGACACCAGCAGCAGGTTCTCGTCGTTGGCGTCGTTGTGGATGACGCTCATCGGAAGATCCGGAAGTAACGGCACCGACCGGCCCCGGTATTGCAGCAGAAACCGCTCCACGATTCCCCGACGCCGGACAGCCCGGATGCGGCCGGTATGCTTGCTGATCCACTCGGCCCGCCGCAAGTCCCACCGGAGCTCCCGTTCCATCGCCGGGTGTTCAAAACCAGCCAGGCAGCGGTCCAGGTCGCCAAGCGCATACCCGAGACGGTCGAGGGTGCGCTCACAGCGGGGGAAAACAGCCGCCAGAGGCTCCCCCTGCAGATACGTCAACACACGCACGCTGAACTCATCCCCCGCGGCACCTCGAATCGTGCCCATCAGGTCACCCGAAAGGGACTTGACAAACCTGGGACTAGCACCGGATGACCAGAGCTCCGGGAGCCGGCTCAACACGGCGTTCTGGAAGTCCAGCACTTCCGCACTCTCGCTGCGGTTGGCGATCTTCACCACAAAGCTGCCCGCCTCGCCACCATCGAGCCGGAAGTTCTGATCGCGCTCGGCCGGCAGCGGCTCCACCGCGCCGTCGATACCGTAGTGATCGCGAACGAAGGCGCGCACCTCATCGCAGGTGAACGCAGGCCGGCTCGCTACTGTCGACGTCATGGCATAAGTAAAAGTGCTGCCATCAACGAGATGTCGTTTCTATTAGCCAGCCGGACCAAGAGAGACAGAATGCCGTGTATCGGGGGCCAGCTCCATGCGGCTGAGGGGGGTGTGGCGCTCCTGGGCTGGTTATCGATGCTCGCCGCGAATATCGCATGACGCCGAGGATACAAAGCGGGAATAGAATTACGAAGGATGCGGACCCGAGCCCGTACATTGCGAACAGCCTAATTTTCCTGTTATACATAGCGCTGTAAGGCACTGTTATGAACCGCCACACCATGTCGCTAAAATCAAAGATATAGACGGCATGGACAATTTACAAGGGGTTACATTAAAGGGCTATTCCTCAGTGCGAGATAGCTTATTTGGCTTTGTTTTCAAGGAGAAGGATCATGATACTCGAAGCCATTAATCCCGCTACGGGTGAGACGTTCAAGACCTACGCGGAGCTGAAGCCCGCCGCGGTCCAACGTATCCTCGATGAGGCGGCTGAGGCGTTCCCTGGCTGGCGCCGAACCAGTTTCAGAGAGCGAGCCGCACTGCTGAAGCAGGCCGCCCGGGTCCTCCGCACCAATCGGGAGGACTACAGCGTCCTCATGACCCGGGAGATGGGCAAGCCGCTCACCGGCAGCCGGGCCGAGGTGGAGAAATGCGCCTGGGTCTGCGACTACTTCGCCGACCAGGCCGAGGCCTTTCTGCAGCCGGAAGTGATCCAGACCGACGCCCGCAAAAGCTTCGTCACCTATCAGCCGCTGGGGGTGGTGCTGGCTATCATGCCCTGGAACTTTCCTTTCTGGCAGCTTTTCCGCTTCGCCGCACCGGCGCTCATGGCCGGCAACGTGGCTGTCCTGAAACACGCATCGAACGTCCCCGGCTGCGCCCTGGCCCTGGAAGAGATCTTCCGGCAAGCCGGATTTCCAAAGGGCGTATTCAGCACCCTGCTGGTGGGCAGCCCCCGGGTGGCCGCGATCATCGATAACCCCATCGTCCAGGCGGTGACACTCACCGGCAGCGTTCCAGCCGGCAGGGCGGTGGCCGCCAGGGCGGGCGCGGCTATCAAGAAAACCGTCCTGGAACTGGGCGGCAGCGACCCCTACATCATCCTGGAAGATGCCGACCTGGAAACCACCGTGCCTACCTGCGTCACCGCCCGGCTGATCAACTCGGGACAGAGCTGCATCGCCGCCAAGCGGTTCGTGGTGGTAGCATCCCTGAGGGAGCGGTTCGAGGAGCTCTTTGTGGCCCGGATGCGCGCTCAGAAAATGGGCGATCCCATGGAAGCCGATACCGTCGTGGGTCCCCAGGCCCGGCACGACCTGCGCGACGAGGTACACCGGCAGGTGCAGACAAGTATCGAGCAGGGCGCCCGGTGTCTGCTCGGCGGCCGGATTCCCGATACCAAGGGGGCCTACTACCCACCCACGGTGCTCACCGACGTCCGCAAGGGCATGCCCGCGTACGATGAGGAGCTCTTCGGCCCAGTGGCCGCCATCATCCCGGCCAGAGATGAAGAGGAAGCCATCCGGATAGCCAACGACTCCTCGTTCGGACTGGGAGCGGCCGTCTTCACCCGGGACGTTGAAAAGGGAGAACGCATCGCGGCCAGCGAGTTGCAGGCCGGCTGCTGTTTCGTGAACGCCTTAGTGAAGTCGGACCCCCGCCTGCCGTTCGGCGGTATAAAAGCCAGCGGCTACGGCCGCGAGCTGTCCAGCCAGGGTATCCGGGAATTTGTGAATGTCAAAACGGTATACGTAGCCTAGGAGAACAGAATCCTGTCCACCCTCACCAAGTCCCAGTTCCTGACCGGCCATCAATGTCCCAAGCGGCTGTGGTTGGATGTCCACCAACCGGAACTGGCCGCACCGCCTTCCCTGATCCAACAACGGGCAATCGAGCAGGGCCTGCGGGTGGGGGAATTAGCCCGGCAGCATTTCCCTGGCGGGGTATTGATTGAGTTCGACCCGGCCTACATTTCCGAGGCACTGGCTGATACGCGGCGGGCCATCTCGCAGGGGCATAAAACTATCTTCGAAGGGGCATTCGAGTTCCACGACGTGCTGGTCAGGGTAGACGTACTCGAGCGCCAGGCCGATATCGGCTGGCGACTCGTCGAGGTCAAGTCCTCCACCGGAGTAAAGCCTGAGCATATTCAGGATGTAGCCATCCAGGCTTACGTCCTGAATGGAGCGGGTCTGGAAACCGAGCAGTTCCACCTGATGCACCTCAACAAGGCGTGTACCTACCCGGAACTCTCCAACCTGTTCACTCTCGAAGACCTGACACCCCAGGTGCAGGGCCAGCTGTCCATCATGGCCGCCAGGGTGGATGATTTTCACCAGGTGCTGGACCTGCCTGAAGCCCCGGAAGTGCTCATCGGGCAGCATTGCAACCGGCCCTACCGCTGCCCGTTTGAGGAGCACTGCTGGGAGTGGGTGCCGCCGAACTCCATATTTTCCATTCCCCGCCTGACCTGGCCCCGGAAAGAGCAACTGCTCCGCGAGGGCCTTATCGAGATCACCCGGCTGCCAACCGACTTCCCCATGGGCGAGCAGCAGGCCCGGTATGTGGAGAGCGCACGCCGCCAGCAGCCCATCGTCGACTGGCAGGCAATTCGGCAGGAGCTGTCCAGACTGGTGCCGCCCATCCACTTTCTTGATTTCGAAACCGATGCCCCGGCAGTACCAAGATTCGAAGGATTGCACCCCTACGAAAACTTCCCCTTCCAGTTCAGCTGTCATATCTTGCTTGAAGCTGGCGGTCTTAGCCACACCGAGTACCTCCACCAGGATGACAGTGATCCGCGACCGCCACTGCTGGATGCCCTGCTGCCGGCGATAAGTCCCACCGGGTCGGTCGTGGCCTACAATGCACCTTTCGAAAGGAGCGTCTTGAAGGCCCTCATGACCTGGTTTCCTGAAAAGACCCGGCAGCTTCAGTCCATCAGCGACCGCCTGTGGGATCAGCTCAAGATTTTCCAAAAATACTACACTGATTACCGCTTCGACGGCTCCTGCAGCCTGAAGAGCGTGTTGCCGGTACTGGTGCCATCGATGAGTTATCAAGACCTGGCCATACAGCAGGGCGATGCGGCCCAGGCGACCTGGAACCTGATGCTCAAGCTGCCACCGGGAAGGGAGCGCCGCACGCTAATTAAGGACTTGAAAAAGTACTGCGGACAGGATACATTGGCTATGGCCGCTTTGTATAATTATCTCATAACAT
Proteins encoded in this window:
- a CDS encoding NAD-dependent succinate-semialdehyde dehydrogenase, translated to MILEAINPATGETFKTYAELKPAAVQRILDEAAEAFPGWRRTSFRERAALLKQAARVLRTNREDYSVLMTREMGKPLTGSRAEVEKCAWVCDYFADQAEAFLQPEVIQTDARKSFVTYQPLGVVLAIMPWNFPFWQLFRFAAPALMAGNVAVLKHASNVPGCALALEEIFRQAGFPKGVFSTLLVGSPRVAAIIDNPIVQAVTLTGSVPAGRAVAARAGAAIKKTVLELGGSDPYIILEDADLETTVPTCVTARLINSGQSCIAAKRFVVVASLRERFEELFVARMRAQKMGDPMEADTVVGPQARHDLRDEVHRQVQTSIEQGARCLLGGRIPDTKGAYYPPTVLTDVRKGMPAYDEELFGPVAAIIPARDEEEAIRIANDSSFGLGAAVFTRDVEKGERIAASELQAGCCFVNALVKSDPRLPFGGIKASGYGRELSSQGIREFVNVKTVYVA
- a CDS encoding DUF2779 domain-containing protein; this translates as MDVHQPELAAPPSLIQQRAIEQGLRVGELARQHFPGGVLIEFDPAYISEALADTRRAISQGHKTIFEGAFEFHDVLVRVDVLERQADIGWRLVEVKSSTGVKPEHIQDVAIQAYVLNGAGLETEQFHLMHLNKACTYPELSNLFTLEDLTPQVQGQLSIMAARVDDFHQVLDLPEAPEVLIGQHCNRPYRCPFEEHCWEWVPPNSIFSIPRLTWPRKEQLLREGLIEITRLPTDFPMGEQQARYVESARRQQPIVDWQAIRQELSRLVPPIHFLDFETDAPAVPRFEGLHPYENFPFQFSCHILLEAGGLSHTEYLHQDDSDPRPPLLDALLPAISPTGSVVAYNAPFERSVLKALMTWFPEKTRQLQSISDRLWDQLKIFQKYYTDYRFDGSCSLKSVLPVLVPSMSYQDLAIQQGDAAQATWNLMLKLPPGRERRTLIKDLKKYCGQDTLAMAALYNYLITY
- a CDS encoding aminotransferase class III-fold pyridoxal phosphate-dependent enzyme codes for the protein MTSTVASRPAFTCDEVRAFVRDHYGIDGAVEPLPAERDQNFRLDGGEAGSFVVKIANRSESAEVLDFQNAVLSRLPELWSSGASPRFVKSLSGDLMGTIRGAAGDEFSVRVLTYLQGEPLAAVFPRCERTLDRLGYALGDLDRCLAGFEHPAMERELRWDLRRAEWISKHTGRIRAVRRRGIVERFLLQYRGRSVPLLPDLPMSVIHNDANDENLLLVSDSEDGWRVAGLLDFGDMVLTHTVNELAIACAYVIFGAEEPLAVAARVVAGYHRARPLSEIEIQVLFPLICMRLCVSVTMSAIAAQDDPLNPHAQISDRQAWETLERLAAVDWHEGESRFREACNLHPLTEQQIGHRHWTHGELLEERRRLIGPSLSLLYEVPLFIVRGRGQFLFDDSGQAYLDCVNNVCHVGHCHPKVVAALSAQAETLNTNTRYLHPYLVEYAERLTATLPEPLRVCYFVNSGSEANELAVRLARSHMGRRDVIVLEDGYHGNTTTLVAMSPYKCEGPGGQGLAEWAHKVVKP